A segment of the Branchiostoma floridae strain S238N-H82 chromosome 10, Bfl_VNyyK, whole genome shotgun sequence genome:
AATAAGTACCGGTACTAGTGGTATATGGCCCCCTTCAGTCATAGATAATGGCCATGGTAacatcctaattgatatcagccctacagctttggCTATATGGCCAAACAGTACTAGTCCTATatgaatgacagtctctgccacatagggtacatgtgtatgctgactcaggtctgttgaaGAGTTCTTTttgcaggatccgcttttcttctgccatgtgcATCAGCCTGGCTTCTTCTGATTTTAGCTGACAGAACAGTGTATGATATGTAGTTTGATTTGTGTGGTTATAAattaattatgtacatgtttgtgttttttcctTGTTCAGGTATAGGAATCAGCGCCATTCGTGACCTGACTATGGAGCCTGGACAGAATGAAACCATAGTCATCCAATTAAGGTACGGGAGTGGAATCATGTTATTGATTTCATCATATAGGCCAGGAAGGAGTGGGCaatttttgttgtattgtaattACATAATGGTACCATATTGactacatgccaaaaagcagttactcaagcaactggatatgatttttgcaaTGGTCAGatttttcagatagcatccattatctttttgtTAATGACACTGAAAAGATCTGGTAGAATCaagttttataccctaactatgattTGATATGCAACAGAGACAAAGAGCTTCAGTAGCACTGACCTAGGATAGTGGATGCTATTCTGACTgtttccagaatcatatccagtttcttgagtaactgctttttgacgtatATATAAGTGATAACCttgatgtttaaccttcattgacacTTGATATCTTATTCTCATTACAGAATATCTGAGTGTAGATTCTTACCTGTAATTGATATCATCATTTCATGGTGTGTTTGTTCATTCTTTCAGTGGTCGGTTGAAGAAGTCAACCACCCTTTTCGCTGAGTCCTCCAACAAAGATATTTGTTCTGTGGGAAACGTAAGTACTTGTATAGAACAAGTTCATTGCCATAAAAAGTGTTTTTAATTGTGATCAATAATATTAGTATCATTTGATAACAATGTTTAATGATAACGATAATAGTAGTAAGTTTATTGTTACGTTTTTGCCTGAGGATTAATTACAATagcatgggtaccatcctatttctatcAGGGCTCCTAACACTTGCTagtcgctaccctaaaaaaaaatgtaatatttttttatggcaccaagtgtaaggagccctggtaCTAGAAATAGGATccgatggtacccaggctatgatTACAAATGtcaggaaaaaaacacattgaagAACAGACAATAATAGTAAGTGCGCAACAGTGAATATAACTGAAAGTGTCCTACACTTAGTGACATACAGTATGTTTGACTGTCGCTTTCAGGTTTCCATGATAATAATTGTACGTTCATTGTTGATTTTTGCCAGAGGACTAATTACAGATTagaaaaagacaaagaacaaCAAATTATAGTAGTAAATAAATATAATAGTAAGTGAGCATCTATGTATATTACTGAaagtgtacatgtttgtgtctGTCGCTTTCAGGTTTCCATTCCCGCGGGATGGAACTCTTCTGTACATACCCGCATCATCGCTCTCAAGGTCGGACAGACTGACGTGACCTTCAACAGCACGTCTTCAGAACTCACGGGGTATGTTCTTTTCTGTCTTAATCTTAAAGGAAACTGCTGGCTCAGACATGAACTTTGAGGATAGAAATACTTTTTATCTGTTTCTTTGAAGTATTCATACCTGTCCCACAGGTATGGAACATGGAACAACAAAGTCGTATCATTATACCCACTGTTGAAATTTTAACCAAGCACACTTCTGCTCTTATCACAAAATGTGTTCATTAAGGGACAAGGCTCCATATcatgtgatttttatttttatgtcCTTGTACTTTGCAGATTAGACAGTGTGTTTACCAAGGTGTCTGTGGTCCACAGTCTGCCCCTGCACATAGTGAATGAACTGAATGCTGCGATCAGCATCATTcatactgtacatgtctttCTCTCTATTGCAGACTGGACAGTGTGTTCACCAAGGTATCTGTGGTGCGCAGTCTGCCCCTGCACATAGTGAATGCTGTGATCGTCATCATACATATTGTTCATGTCTTTCTCTATTGCAGACTGGATAGTGTGTTCACCAAGGTATCTGTGGTGCGCAGTCTGCCCCTGCACATAGTGAATGCTGTGATCGTCATCATACATATTGTTCATGTCTTTCTCTATTGCAGACTGGATAGTGTGTTCACCAAGGTATCAGTGGTGCGTAGTCTGCCCCTGCACATAGTGAACGCTGTGATCGGCTGGATCTACTTCGTGGCCTGGTCTGTGTCCTTCTATCCACAGGTGTTCGAGAACTGGAGAAGGAAAAGGTGAGAGGGACGGGGGTGTAGCTTGGTTGTCTTATCACAgattgtgggaccgcgtagtacagtggcagcgtgtttgcctcgTGACCAAAAGGTCACGGGTTTGAATCCAGCTGCCGTGTTatcgatgttgtgcccttgggaaaggcacttaacacaactttcctcactttactcaggcgaaaatgagtacctagcttaggCTAGGgcagtccctcggataggacgttaaatggaggtcccgtgttcggggagagccatacctcaggcacgtaaaagaaccctccacatgtgcgatggtgcaatgTGAGgggatcaaaccattccagccaaaatggggtagggaatttcccgagcagcctcgttaCCCCTGCTtagcctattgagtcagtgaagtcaagcttgcctaagcttgatgtttctgacttaggaagaagagatgctgctacagttatcgctatggaccgctcttcatcttcatgatggtaacatcaggccctacgaacctgatttagaaaaaaaaaatcccacaGTCATTTGGCCGCACATGGGGCAGTTGATGTCGTATTGAAGTAGCAccaaatggcagcttgctccagacccttgcaacagtcgtattgaggtcacctgagttagcaccaaatggcagctcgctccagacccttggaacagtcgtattgaggtcacctgagtaagcgccaaatggcagcttaCTCCAGACCCTTGAAATTTAGTCCCACTTCATTGTAAGCTCCTTACAATTCAgtccctggctgcaaagagagagtaatcggcccacccaataaccaaaaTTCACACTGCACTGGTTATAGATTATTGGTCTGATGGGTCAATGTTCAAGTATGGGTCTTTGAATTTTGTCTGATAATGTTatcatgtacaaacaaacaggctATCAACCCCTTATTCTAAAATGTCTCCTTTGTTGCAGTGTGGTCGGCCTGAACTTTGACTTCTTGGGCCTGAACTTGACCGGGTTCCTGGCCTACGGGTTCTACAATGTGGGGATGTTCTGGGTCAAAGAAATACAGGTaaggttcttcttcttccagaTATGTGTCAACTTTATTAGGTTGAAGACTCTGGCACGGTATGGGTTGCATATAATTGTACAGTCATTCCTTCACTGTACCGTAAGTAAATACAACAATTCACCTGCTTAGGTCTCTTGTTGGCCCTCCGTTTGTTCTACTTGTCAATGATAATGTGAAATATTGTATGGGATTATACCTGTAACAGACTTTACGCAATTCAGGGAGGCTTCAAGATatttcctgtacatgtatatgtatgtctgaGGTTTGTTGCACATGTTGCATATAGCAAAATTTTATTTAATTTTTTCTTCCTTCCAGACGGAGTACAAAGCTCATTTTGGTCTCCACACCGTCAACCCTGTCCAGCCCAACGATGTGTTTTTCACCATCCATGCTGTGTTCATCACAACTGTCACTATTATACAGTGTTGTATATATGAGGTAAGCTGTCGAATCATTCCTGGTAAATGTTGTTGGGTATTTGGGTGTTTAATAGGGGTATAGTGGTATAAGACATTGGTAGAAGTAACTATGAGTGTAGTTAATGTTTTGCCCAGGTGATTAGAGATGGTAGACTTCACCCCTTTCATCCAAACTCAGAAATGTatggacaaacacacacacagatatacaaacatgctcacacacacacacacacacacacacacacacacacacacacacacacacacacacacacacacacacacacacacacacacacacatacaaagaaacttctgtaacaacctTCACCGCTGTCTGTTCCAGAGAGGAGGACAGAGAATGTCATATATAGGGATAGGACTGGTGGTGATGGCATGGCTGgtcactctcactcacacagaaacaaacagacactGACACATCTCGTACTTTGTGCCTGTTAGAAAGAGTTACACAGAGATTTTCATAGTTCTGAGATTTCACCTCTACAACCTTTACTACTGTCTGTCCCAGAGAGGTGGACAGAGAATGTCATACATAGGGATAGGACTGGTGGTGGTGGCGTGGCTggtcacacaaacatacacacgcacagaaacacacatacagaagCATATTTACTTCACTGCTGTAACAACCCTTACTTCTGTGTGTTCCAGAGAGGAGGACAGAGAATGTCGTATATAGGGATAGGACTGGTGGTGGTGGCGTGGttggtcacacacacacacacagaaacacacacacacacacagaaacttctgtaacaacctTTACTACTGTGTGTTCCAGAGAGGAGGAAAGAAAATATCGTATACACTGACACAGACACCCACAC
Coding sequences within it:
- the LOC118424331 gene encoding cystinosin-like isoform X1, whose translation is MSVHFKLRSRLCSIIMPRSTYYQFLFTATLGCFLFVGLVEGIGISAIRDLTMEPGQNETIVIQLSGRLKKSTTLFAESSNKDICSVGNVSIPAGWNSSVHTRIIALKVGQTDVTFNSTSSELTGLDSVFTKVSVVRSLPLHIVNAVIGWIYFVAWSVSFYPQVFENWRRKSVVGLNFDFLGLNLTGFLAYGFYNVGMFWVKEIQTEYKAHFGLHTVNPVQPNDVFFTIHAVFITTVTIIQCCIYERGGQRMSYIGIGLVVVAWLVAGVGLVLALTKTLTWLTYLNFFSYIKLVITLVKYIPQAFMNCRRKSTEGWSIGNVLLDFTGGTFSLLQMFLIAYNTDDWTTLFGDFTKFGLGALSILFDLFFMLQHYVLFPVSKREKHIQNPADNVVANNVDDKEPLLKAAHA
- the LOC118424331 gene encoding cystinosin-like isoform X2 — encoded protein: MSVHFKLRSRLCSIIMPRSTYYQFLFTATLGCFLFVGLVEGIGISAIRDLTMEPGQNETIVIQLSGRLKKSTTLFAESSNKDICSVGNVSIPAGWNSSVHTRIIALKVGQTDVTFNSTSSELTGLDSVFTKVSVVRSLPLHIVNAVIGWIYFVAWSVSFYPQVFENWRRKSVVGLNFDFLGLNLTGFLAYGFYNVGMFWVKEIQTEYKAHFGLHTVNPVQPNDVFFTIHAVFITTVTIIQCCIYERGGQRMSYIGIGLVVVAWLVAGVGLVLALTKTLTWLTYLNFFSYIKLVITLVKYIPQAFMNCRRKSTEGWSIGNVLLDFTGGTFSLLQMFLIAYNTDDWTTLFGDFTKFGLGALSILFDLFFMLQHYVLFPVSKREKHIQNPADNVVANNVDDKEPLLKAAHA